Proteins encoded together in one Deltaproteobacteria bacterium window:
- a CDS encoding autotransporter outer membrane beta-barrel domain-containing protein has protein sequence MERLRNRMMASPSKDIKAVPSSAIIQSPGTGGPSSFEMNQIGLCFWGAGAGAFGRQDGSKDHVGFQYQSGSFLAGADKKIKENLLLGGGISLSRTGFSWNDNLGDGNISQVNLGLYGSALTRPFFIDGTDRRGA, from the coding sequence ATGGAACGCCTGCGAAACCGGATGATGGCCTCCCCCTCCAAGGACATCAAAGCAGTCCCCTCCTCCGCTATTATTCAATCCCCCGGGACCGGAGGCCCCTCTTCCTTTGAAATGAATCAGATCGGTCTTTGCTTTTGGGGGGCGGGTGCAGGGGCCTTCGGCCGTCAGGATGGCTCCAAGGACCATGTGGGCTTCCAATACCAAAGCGGAAGCTTTCTGGCTGGGGCCGATAAAAAGATCAAGGAAAATCTTTTATTGGGCGGCGGAATCAGCCTCTCCCGGACCGGCTTTTCCTGGAACGATAACCTGGGTGACGGCAACATCAGCCAGGTCAATCTCGGGCTTTATGGAAGTGCTTTGACCCGACCTTTTTTTATCGACGGCACTGACCGGAGGGGTGCGTAA
- a CDS encoding autotransporter outer membrane beta-barrel domain-containing protein: MRKANVSRRVSFPGVDRQAASSPDGYNLAARLNSGLDQKIGQWDFQPLVRMDLIYVAQDALSESGADSLNLRVDGYNTWTWQGELGIRLVRTFTFQSGLRVIPELWLGGGYQVPLDNRELKTSLSGQPGSFTVNGYSNSSGSFLPRLGLTAQGWGKTSFFLRYEGDFRSDFMGHTINAGLQVPF; this comes from the coding sequence GTGCGTAAGGCCAATGTCAGCCGGCGGGTCAGTTTCCCGGGAGTGGATCGCCAGGCCGCTTCTTCTCCGGACGGCTATAATCTGGCCGCCCGTCTAAACAGCGGCCTGGATCAAAAAATCGGGCAATGGGACTTCCAACCCCTGGTCCGGATGGACCTGATCTATGTTGCCCAGGACGCCCTATCCGAGAGCGGGGCCGACAGTCTGAACTTAAGGGTCGACGGGTATAATACCTGGACCTGGCAGGGAGAATTGGGGATCCGTCTGGTCAGGACTTTTACATTCCAAAGCGGTCTAAGAGTTATCCCTGAATTATGGCTCGGTGGCGGTTACCAGGTCCCCTTGGATAATCGGGAATTGAAGACTTCCTTAAGCGGTCAGCCGGGAAGTTTTACGGTGAACGGCTATAGCAATTCGTCCGGCAGCTTTTTACCGAGACTGGGTCTAACCGCTCAAGGATGGGGCAAGACCTCCTTTTTCCTGCGGTACGAGGGAGACTTTCGTTCCGATTTTATGGGCCATACCATAAACGCCGGCCTCCAGGTGCCTTTTTAG